Part of the Etheostoma cragini isolate CJK2018 chromosome 8, CSU_Ecrag_1.0, whole genome shotgun sequence genome, CAGCATAATTAGGAGATGGTGTAAGGAACAACTGAGCCAGTTCCATAAGGGTTGGTAGATGACTCTGACGACTAAAAAGAGAAGCAGACAAGAACTAAATAGCACCAGGATTGATTTCATATCTGAATTATCCATATTATGGGATATACCAATAGTATCCAATAGTCTGGAGGGCTTTTACTATAATTTTAGTTAATTCAAGGTTGTGGTGTTTGACTAAGCGATTTGGTGTAATCCTGATGCTCTCACTAATACAGGAAGACAGCAAGTAATTATTCATGCCTAAGTGAGAAACGAGGAAACAGCAGTTCTCTTAACAACAATCACAGCTGTGTTGATTCTTCccatttctctctgttcttcttttaGTGTTTTGAGAAGAGCCGATTGGTCACAATGGCTGCAAAGTGAAGTGGTTTACTGCCTGCTTAAACTTTGAAgtacccatattatgctcattttcaggttcacaattgtattttgatgttgtaccagaataggttttcatggtttcattttcaaaaaacaccatatttttgtttttactgcacatttctgcatatcctgttttcaccctgtgtgtttgggtttctgttttaTCTACAGAGTGAGATATCTAACTTGTTtgagctacagagtgagacatctcacttgtttgagctacagagtgagacatctcgcttgttttagctacacatcacatcagctagataactctatctccaactttggtcagtacaaggcaggattagctgggatacttcttctaaacaagggtgCACTTGTGGAATAACTGCAGAACAaggtagttcttttgtagataatggtgaactagtgtgtgttgcagggctgtagtcaagaccacctttgtcaagtccaagaccaggactattcgagaccaagtcaagaccgagtccaaaaagttttgagtccaagtcaagactgaATCCGGGACAGAATAAAGTGTTATTGATAACATTATCAAGACAATgattttgggttatttttttatatgaaagCAAAAACAGTTTCACTACACCCAGGATTTGTAAgtatagccattccccttgatatcttaatctaaagaaaacagaatgacatATGGTGATACCTCATATCAGCAGTGTTAGAActgatactgctacagtagtacaGTAGTAGCCTACTGACCATTtgagcaactaaatgacaaTTAGCTttactccagatgtagtgtagaaaagATGTGACCAGTATTACAGTGTGTACCCCTGTGGTTGGTTAATGCCTTCCCTGaacaaaatattgtattatattgttatttggaCGTGAGTTAATAGGAAAGacgtgcatttaaaaaaaaaaagaagaagtttggttaaacaacaatgaagagcgtaatttaacatatgttctttttatttgtgaCAAAGTGCAGCATTTTAGTTGTTAAGGGAAGGAGCAGGTTgggtagggtgaccagacgtccccggctggatctgtccccggaaatgtctccgattttcactgtgactgacggACCCGAAGTTGgaatgaaagaaggaaacatTGACCAAACATAGCCGATAGTCgctcaagacagccagagcAAGCGCTGCTCAGAGATGATTTAGAAAGATGTATTTTACAAtactaaaattactgattatttacttATCTTTGTAACTGACAAAGCTGACATTGTATTGGTAATACTATTGTTTTATGGCTTCCAGGTAATGTTGGGCCTTGACTGAATTTGTTAGAAACTTTGCTAAGAAACATAATTTCCCACATACTCTCTCTTGTTTATGATGATCATGGTGTTTTAAAAGAGAGGCAGTGTTTCTCTTGCACATTGTTCACATTATGATATGCAAAGCTATGGTAAAACTTTTGGTAAGAATTTCATACTCTGATCTTAACATATTGGTGGCTTTGTTACATTGTGCTGCTTAGGTCAGTACGACTGTGGCGTCTGTCAAATGGTGTGAACTAGTAGAGTTTCTCTTAGGAAATGAATTAGCCGAGGTGGTAAGCCACCCAGATTCTGATGCATCTCGATGCATGCAAATTAGTTTGTTCATAACGGCCTGAACAAAAGCCACGCTAAATGTAATTATCTCTGAAGTGTGAAATGAtgcctatgttttttttccatgaagTATAAGGTGAATATTTGATATtaatttttatgatattttccATTTTAGCCAAGGTGGCCAACCTCTTCCTTAAAACATGCAGGTGTTTGTTAGAGGAGCAAATACAACAGTTTTACAATTCTAGATGCATGCCCTTATGTAAATAGGTTTGTAGTTGGATATGAGGTCCACATAGTAAACTAGtcaattgttaaaataataaaataaaagcatatcaTATGATACAATGTACATGTTagtaaagaaatgaataacTTGTTATTTAGCTTACTCTAATCTTGTTATGCCTCTGCACCCTGCAGTGTGAACTGAATTAAAATTCACTCCATAGTAAATATGGTCAGCTTCCTGCTGCATTGCAAGCAAAATCTCAGCAAACAAAATATGCAACTGTCCCTCAAGAGTGCAGTTGAttcatgttttacatatttgtgaatttgcaccacaaaacaaaatcctcCTTTCTCAACCAGGAGCTTGTGAGACTCCTACAGCAGACCCTGAGAACCTCCCAGTGCGATAGGCAGCCAGTGCGGCGTCCAGCCCCAGCTCCAGATTCATCTACGAGTTCAGACCAGACTCAAGATTCGTCTGTAACACAGGAAGAGATCGCCCAGTTGGAGGCCCTGCTTCAGGAAAGAGATGGACAGATCCAGTCCCTGTGTGGCCACATGGAGCGTCTCGCCTTGGAGAAGGAGAGTCTGCAACAAGAGCTGAAGGGCCTGAAGATAAAAGTGGGAGAGATAAACGACCAGCTGGGAATGTTGATGGAGACCATTCAGGCCAAGGATGAAGTCATCATTAAGCTCTCGCACCAGAGCTCCGAGCAGAGCGGCAATCCAAACAACGGTTCACCACCTCCAAACAAAGATCAGCAGGAGGTGGACATCCTCAAGGTAAAGttgaaagtactttttttttaaatgtttgtagtCAAGTTTGTATTCTGTTTAACTAAACACGTTTCTCCAATTTCAGGACAGTCTTCAAGGCTACAAATCCCAGAACAAGTTCCTGAACAAAGAGATCCTGGAGCTGACAGTATTACGCAGAAATGcagaaagcagagaaaagactTTAGAAGCAAAGGTACTATATTGTGTCTGTCGGTAAAGGTGCATTATTCTGTTAATAGAAACAGGAAGTCTGACTTGTTTATAGGGGATGTTTGCTGGTGCCCCATACCTAAAAGTAggaacaatgaaaaacaaaccaaaatctTGTCAGTTATCATACCGTTTAGTTATTTATGATAACGATACTGATAAGagttcttttttaactttgctgCAGTGTACGGCCCTGGAGGCCAAGTTGTGTCAGGTGGAGAGTAAGTATCTGGTGCTGCTTCAAGAAGTGAGGACCCCGGTGTGTTCGTCTTCAGAACAGAGCCCTGCCCGAGATGTCATCTCCAGATTATTAGAGGATGCGCTGCAGGCAGAAAGCTCCAACCAGCAAGAGCACCCCATCTTTAAACCAAGTACTGTCAGGTATTAGTATTTGTTTGCTATAGATGCTCTGTGCGAGCTCAGGCTCGTCAAAAAATATTTGTagcaaatatatataataagcaAATGTGggtcattttaaaagagaagtGTGAATAACTGTTGGAGTTAACATCACTGATTTGATGaacatgtttttgcatttcctctcttcctttATTTGACATCAGTGAGTATGACACGTTTGGCTTCAAGACGGTCcccgaggaggaggaagaggaggagaagttGGTTGCGAGGGTGAGAGCTCTGGAGCTGAAGTCCCTGTCCATGACAGATCAGGAGGTGTCCGTTGGGGTGAAGTGGGAAAACTATCTGGCTAGCACTATGAACAGGAACCTAGTGCGCTCCCCTGAACTCAAGGCCCTGTTTCGCTACGGCGTGCCCCATGAGCACCGGTCCCAGGTGTGGCGCTGGTGTGTCTCCTTTCACGTCAAGAAGTTTCGGGACCACCTGGCGCCCGATTACTATGAAACCCTACTTAATGTGGCCCAGGACAAGCCCAACCCGGCCTCAAAGCAGATTGAGCTAGACTTGCTGCGTACTTTGCCCAACAACAAGCACTATTCCTCACCGAGTGCAGGCGGCATCCAGAAACTCAGGAACGTCCTGATGGCCTTTTCCTGGAGGAATCCAGATATCGGCTACTGTCAGGGGCTAAACAGGTACAGGAGGGGTtctgtttctctcattctccTTCTCGCCTTTTATGCCTTGTAACCATTATTTTTGATTTCTTCAGGCTGGCAGCTATTGCCTTGCTCTATCTGGACCAAGAGGACGCCTTCTGGTGCCTTATAGCCATTGTGGAGGTGTTCATGCCAAGAGACTATTACACCAAGACTCTGCTTGGCTCACAGGTAAACAAGCTCTAAGGTTATAGTCTAGCACAGGGACCAGTTGCTGCCTTCTTACCAGAGTTTACAGGTTTCTCTGTGTCATATTTAGAGTTGTGTtgagaataatagcagtgtgtttaaaaaaaagtgaataatgctcaaaatcaagtattttgatgtaatgaaactgatccatgatccctggtatgttataaataggcccaacgccacagtatgagaaacatccccataacatgatttcTGCACCACCAtcctttactgtcttcacagtgtactgtggcttgaactTAGCGCATGGGCGCTGTCGGACAAATTGTTCtgtttctcctttggccagtcagtGTGTCCTTTAgcatatgtctttttttttaggaatgGGACTTTTctggggcttctagctgataacTTTGCTTCATATAGCCTTCTTCTTATCGTAACAGttctcacaggtaactttatgTCTTcattgattttcctggagctgatcattggttgagcctttgccattttggctattcttcaATCCAGTCAAATTTTATTTCACCATTTTATCCCAAGTTGTTTCTTTGAAATCAATTCCGAGCCcatcattttctgcacttctttatgttttcccctctccagtcaactttttaatcaaagtcctcTGTTCTTCAGAGtaatgtctggaacgacccacTTTGTCTGAAATGCACTATaatcagcatgcacaacatttgcttccttcctcaAATATGGGCCaaaattgacacctgtttcttcacagaatcaatcacctcaccaattgaacacaacactgctattattttgaacatgcccctttcaattgCAGATTAATATATACAGAATGGGCAGCATGTATATCATGAccgttgggtctgttggttttcaatGACTCTATAACACTTTCTAGTAAATTATTTgtcatgtagaaatatcacttctattaaaaaataggatttatgaggttagtgatgttgactgatgttattttgaacacaactgtacgtGACTGTGTGGCTCATGAATGATCATAGAAAGAATGCAGCACTGGTTGCTTTCTTTGACTCTACTGGAATTGCCCCTATGTCTTCTtctgctgtaaaaaataaaaagatatctGTTAGCAATAAagaatgtaaatatatgttGGTTTTGTCTTTGCAGGTTGACCAGCGGGTGTTCAAGGACCTGATGAGTGAGAAGCTCCCCCGGCTTCATGCCCACTTTGAGCAGTACAAGGTAGACTTCTCTCTCATCACCTTCAACTGGTTCCTGGTGGTGTTTGTGGACAGTCTGGTGAGCGACATCCTCTTCAAGATCTGGGATGCCTTTCTATATGAAGGTCCAAAGGTGAGGCGGACAAGAAAGTAAAACTATGATCCTCTAACCTCACACAGACAGATCTCTAAGgagacctttaaaaataactttaacatTTACAACAGATGGTATGTGGATTAGTTTTCTGTTTGGGTGTAAACAAGTTTCCACATGTGCCAGTCTGCTActgtgtcttgtcttttttccagATCTCTTTTAAGATGTGAAAATATGCTGGCTGTACATGTTGTTTACCCCACCCCCGCTGTCTCTCCCTGCTGAGCAGCTGCCCAATGAGCGGCGGCTCTTGCCAGGTCTTCGAAGGCTGACCAtttaaattagtaaaaaaaaaaaaatcagtcacCAAAAAACAATCGTCGATGTATTCAATTGCCGATATATTTGTCATATTGCCCAAGCCTAGAGGGAAAAACAATTTTATTCAGCTGTTATCTTTGTAACGCTGGGCTGTGCTGTATGCTCAGACATTCCAAATGAATTCCGCCTCTAGTCGTCTAAAGTGGCTTTGCATGTCAGAGAAATAATGTGTTACGGTATACGGTTACACATGGAAAAAGGCATATTTTACGACTTTGATTATTTCTTCTCCATAGATCATATTTCGCTTTGCCCTCGCTCTCTTCAAGTACAAAGAGGAAGAGTTTTTGAAGCTGCAGGATTCCACAGCCATCTTCAAATATCTTAGATACTTTACACGAACAATCCTGGATTCAAGGTACATCAACTGCAATTTGCTTTGGTTTGTCCAAGGACAGTATGTGTGCTGTAATAAGGAGCGAGATGATTGGAATAACCTATATCTTTGTGTTGGTGAATGGTTATCTACAGTCTAAGAGTTTTGCATTTGTATAGACATTGCAATACGCATTAAAGCTAATCAGTAACGATGAAATTAAAACAGTGGGTCTGGATCAATGCATTCACTGATCATAATagtaataattgttttataaaaatgacataaattgGTAAGGACTGCACATAGTCACCTTAAACAAATCTATGAAACAGATACAACAGGATGTCCCATCTGCACAGCATGCAGAACAATAGAGCACTATCTCAGACTGatatgattgtgtttttttttcctttttttccccaggaAGCTGATGAACATTGCTTTTGTGGACATGAACCCGTTTCCCATGCGGTTAATCCAGAACCGTCGCTCCTTTCACCTAGAGAAAGTCCGTCTTGAGCTGACGGAGCTGGAGGCGATCAGGCAGACCTTCCTCAGGGAGCGAGAGACGAGTCAGGACAGACGAAGCTTCGTCAGCGACGATGAGGAGGATAACTGACCTTGAGCTTGTTGCATTTCTAGGCTTTGTTGCTGAAGTATGAAGACAAAGCGATCACCCCCACACACAAGTGACATGTCACATTTGCaaagggatttttttcccccattgtTGGACTTTGTCTCCAAATCAGAGCGGGACCAATCaaacttttatacattttgagaGAAATCACTTCAAAAGACCTAAACATTACAGGCTGAATGAGCCTTCTATCAGTATTCctgccttttttccttttttttggaaatgctttatttgttgtatccttgtgtgtttatgtgacagCCAAAACAATAGGCTTTATCAACAGCTCTTCAAACTTCAATGCCAGGCTACGCTCTTGCAGTCcaatcagtattttttttaaaacattactgaTCATTTAATAGTTGTAGATGTTATGCTTGTTGAAAGaatgattgtatttttattttttactcttgtttttgctttttctgcCTCCAATTCCTTTTATACATGTCTTAAAAGTGTTTccctaaatctttttttgtatacaTATTTTCCACATTGCCACTCAAAAACACatccctgtgtccctgtgtccctcAATGCACTTGAATCACTTATGCTGGAATTGCAGTTTTGCTGAAACGTAAAACGTAAGTCTTAGAGCCAGAGTCAGTCCAAAATTGTACACATCATTCCTGCCTCTACGGGTGTTGGGTGTTAAAAGGGGTACAAACAAAAATGCTTTCAAGTCAA contains:
- the tbc1d2b gene encoding TBC1 domain family member 2B, with translation MRVETGVGIRCTARKEKLRGMMHEEEDGSDAKSCTAPRIMAFRSVDVAEVEGAKEQASKLCGYLNKLSGKGPLRGYKPRWFVYDPRKCYLYYFKTPQDALPLGHIEIGDACFSYDVESEEGQFEIRTAGKEFLMKAPSRQVMHYWLQQLQQKRWEYSNTRGSGQRDSWSSPAAAHSPTGLVGKDYDALVLEKLSDSMEKVRSDFAMETETDGGGMVGIHSARGTSAASTNSLNFSLKNFGTELRNSMSYLRPGRGGESRRSVFYTNRYNSAEDWELVDAPPKDFPEQKPHPDTHRHSFGSAFSFDFVRNSSRPKKLPLGSVKFGRNAETRTAENSPVDCNDSKPLEMQLRLQSQQEELRCMQQEQAKLREELTSQKELVRLLQQTLRTSQCDRQPVRRPAPAPDSSTSSDQTQDSSVTQEEIAQLEALLQERDGQIQSLCGHMERLALEKESLQQELKGLKIKVGEINDQLGMLMETIQAKDEVIIKLSHQSSEQSGNPNNGSPPPNKDQQEVDILKDSLQGYKSQNKFLNKEILELTVLRRNAESREKTLEAKCTALEAKLCQVESKYLVLLQEVRTPVCSSSEQSPARDVISRLLEDALQAESSNQQEHPIFKPSTVSEYDTFGFKTVPEEEEEEEKLVARVRALELKSLSMTDQEVSVGVKWENYLASTMNRNLVRSPELKALFRYGVPHEHRSQVWRWCVSFHVKKFRDHLAPDYYETLLNVAQDKPNPASKQIELDLLRTLPNNKHYSSPSAGGIQKLRNVLMAFSWRNPDIGYCQGLNRLAAIALLYLDQEDAFWCLIAIVEVFMPRDYYTKTLLGSQVDQRVFKDLMSEKLPRLHAHFEQYKVDFSLITFNWFLVVFVDSLVSDILFKIWDAFLYEGPKIIFRFALALFKYKEEEFLKLQDSTAIFKYLRYFTRTILDSRKLMNIAFVDMNPFPMRLIQNRRSFHLEKVRLELTELEAIRQTFLRERETSQDRRSFVSDDEEDN